Part of the Sphingobacterium sp. LZ7M1 genome, CTTCTTTAATTCCTAATTTAGTTTTCAAATTAGATAATTCATTCAAAGGTATCTGTTTATTCTTATTGTCAATATGATCTGGAATAATTCCGTAAATAATATTATTAAAATTAAATCCAGGGTATTTATTTGAAAAATGCACAGCCATTGCATCAGTAACATAAATAGCTGTATCAATTTTATTAAAACATTCTTTTTCTATGGAGTCAAATTTTTCGGCTCTACTAATGTTACCGGTCATTTTTATTTCTTCAGGGACTGTGCCATGAACATCTAAAATGATTGGTGCTTTAATGAATTTAAAAAAATATTTCAACCATAATAAATTAAATATAGTATGAGCATAAATTAATTTTACATTCAATGCATATTTTAATAAAATTGGCCAATGTAGAATCAAATTAATCTTATACGCAACGATTGATTCATCATATTGAATGCGGCTTTTTTTAAAAAAAGATTTTAAGGAAGTTTGTATATATACACGATCATAGTTTTCCATGAATCGGTCCATTTTGCTTACCCGTTGAATAAAGCCATCATTAGAATTTTGCTCGTTAGGAAAAGGCGCTAAAACCAGAACCTTAGGCTTGAATTCTTTATTTTCCATTGATTAAATGCTTAAATTGAATTAACATATCGTCTGCAAGTGAACGAAGAACGCTGATAGAAGCTGAATAATCAATTGAATAATCAAGTTTATTCAATTGATCATATAAGTTTTCTTTATTAAATGGTTTTCCCCATAATAACAGCTCTTTAACTTGTTCAGTCAGAATTCTTAATTTAGGTTCTATTTCGATACATATTACTGGTTTGTTTAATAAGACTCCAATAATTGCTCCATGATATCGAGCACTGATAAATCCGTCATAATTATTAAGTATAGCCAAAAACTCATCAATGCTATGTTTTTCAGGATTCCATATTTGGATTTTCTCATCTTTCAGCTCATCCATCCAATACTTATCTTTTAAGGGTGCAAACACAATGAACTCAAGATCTAAATCTGTGGAATTCTCATAATATATTTCTTTTAACTTATTAATATAATTAGCACCAGAAGACTCCCATTTCCAATCCCTGACTATTATCCCGATCTTTTTCTTCTGCCTATTCGTTTTTGAATATTCAGGAACTTTGAAGTAGGAAGAAAAAACAACATCTGCACCTAAAGTCGCTTTAACATCCCATTTCTTGCAATAAGAGAGAGAAACATTATCTCTTACTCCCACGAATTTCGCTTCAGATACCTTTTGCTTGGCGAGTTGCTGAGAACTATCTTCTGAGAAAAAAGGACCAATTCCAAATCCTAGGAATGCTTTTGGAATATTATGCTTTATGGGTTTTTCATTAAGCTTTTCAATTAACCTTTTGGGATTTTTTAAGAGAGAGATAAACCTACTTTTTAAGGTAATCGGTTTTTGTTCTGAAAAGGAAAAAAATTGTGTTCCCCCTCCATAAACCAATAAATCAGCATCAAAATTCGGGTTCAAATAAGTTCCCTTTTTTAACAATTCTGAAACATATGGTTGAAACTCACCTTCAAAGTTCAATTCGTCCTCTGGAAATTCTTTAATGAAATAATCCTCAAAAACCCGCATTAACAAATCATCACCAAAGTTTGTTTCCCCATATGCTCCTTTTATTCCAATTTTCATATTAAAAGTTTTATTTTATGATCAGATTTTCCTTCTTATACTTCATATAAATCTGATTATTATTTTTAAGTTTAAAATAGTGTTCAGAATCTCTTTGTTTAATTATCTTACACGGATTCCCAACAATTATTGATAAAGGCGGTATTTTACCAGAAACCACTGTTCCAGCTCCAACTATACACCCTTCTCCTATTTCAGCACCAGGAACAACAATTACATTTCCTCCAATCCAGACATTTTCATTTATTATTACTTTCCTAAACTCAAATAATTCATCATAAGGTAAATACTTGGAATCTTTATAATTATGATTGGCAGAATGTATTATTAAGTTGGGTCCAATAATAACTCCATCTTTGATTATTATTCCACCCAATCCATTAACTTCTGCATTTGGGCCAATATAAATATTACTTCCTAATTGAATATTTTCAGGAAATAAAAATCTACATCCAATTGAAATGTCATTATTGATACCAAAAGATTTTAAATGTTTTAGATTCCTGTTTAAAACAACTTTTTGGATTTTATTATATATTAAACTAAACATATTTTCTTCTCAATTATCGTTTTATAAATTTTTTCATTGTAAAAATTAAGGTATTTTGCATTTCCCTTTCTAGTCCTACAAAAAACAATCCAAAGAAGTATAGCAATAGGAATAGAAAATACCATATAATAAATAATGAAAAATTATTCACATCAAATAAAGAGGCTAAAATATATAATATAAGAAACACTAAAATTATCCCTGAAATAATTGGCAAAATAACTTCAAATAAGAATTTTTTAAGCTCAAAATTGTAATATCTTTTAATAAAGAATACTCGAAAAATTAATGATAATAAACTAAATGAAATCATTAATAAAAACACAATGTCAGCAGAATAACCTATAGATAACAACCAATAAGATAAAACAGGAATAATCATATTAAAGCCGCCGATAATAATATGGTAATTTCTCATCAATCCTACTGCTAAGACACCTGTCATTAATGGCCCTGAAATACAATCAATCAAAACAGAAATCATACTCAACTTTAAAAATGTCACCGTAAATTGAGGTATATTTGGACCTAACCACATGCTAAGAAGCAAATTTGTGTGAACCATAAGAGGCACAACGATAATAAGCATGACAAAAAAGGATAATTTTGAACCCCAAAATATTAGTTTCAAAGATTTTTGTTTATTATCATTGGCATAACTTTGAATGATTTGTGGATTAATTGCTGCCTGAAAACTATTTACAAATTGAAGAACTGCAGAATTAACCTGCATAACTAATCCATATGCTGCATTAACTACGGTGCCAAAAAATAAGTTTAAAATCATATTTACACCTTGGTTTTTCGCAACTAAGGATATTGCTCCAAAAATATTCCATCCTGAAAACGTCAAAATTTCAAAAAACTTACTCTTATTGTAGATTATTTTAATTTTTGATTCTAAAAAATTACTTTCAGAATAAATTTGATAAGAAATCCGTACAATTATTGAGGCGATAAGAATAAATAATGAGTAAATAATTAATTTGTCAAAATCAATAAACAAAATTGAAAATGCTATTACTAACTTTAAGATAACTTCTATAATGGAAAAATATGCAAATATATTCATCCTTTCTTTGGCCAATATTAAAGCATTATATGGAACTTGAGTAATATTAACAAATAAAGTGAAAAGTGAAAATTGATAAACAAAATTTACCGCAAGAATCCTTTCCTTAGGGAAAACCAATATATTATTTATATACCATAAACCTACTGTTTCCCCAATTAATAAGACTATTGCACCAATAAATAAATGGATTATTATTGCAGTATTGAAGGTTAACTTTAATTTCTCCTCATCTCCATTTCCTATATCGAATGAAAGAAATCTCTGTGTTCCTGCAGCCATAGCCCCATTAATAAATCCAACCATAGCTACAATTCCACCAACGATATTATAAATACCAAAATCAGAAATTCCTAAAGCCTGAATAATTACTCTGGACGTATATAAGGTGATTCCCATTATAAAAAACATCCTTATATATAAGAATGCAGCGTTTTTAGCTATTTTTTTTGAAGATTCTTCCATTCAATAATTTAATACACCATGCCTCTTTTTAACATTGATTCTTTAAGTTTTATATAATCAATTTTTTGAACTGGCTTTTTCTCTAATATTGAATTAATAGCAATAATAGTAGAAACCTGTCCCAATGTCATATAGATTGGTTCCATTCGAATTGAACCATATGCAATATGAGAAGCTGAAAGACAAACCGGAACAATCAAATTTTTACATTCATTTTCTTTAGGGATTAAAGATCGAAAATCTATTTTGTATGGATTTGGGACTCTAGCCATTATCTGACCTTCATTTTTTATATGGCCAAATTCATTAGTAAATCGTTGTACTATGTGAGAATCCATTGGATAATCAGCTAAGCCTATCGAATATGGTGCATCTACTGAATTATTACAATTATGTTCCGTCATAATATAACTACCAACCATCCTTCTCGCTTCCCTAATATATAATTGCAATGGCCAATTATTGTTCTCACTAAATTCATCCTTTGCCAATCCCCATCTTATACAATGATTTTTAATTTTCCCAGGGACAGCGGGGTGATTTTGCAGAGTCCACATTAATCCTAATTGATAACTTTTATGCTTTCGTCTTATTTCTTCCCTTAAAACATAATCACCTTCAGGATATTGATAATTCGCGCCAACAAAATCAGTTGACACAGGGCCAGAATTATTTGAATCTGTTTTTCTATTCGGTATCAAGCTTAAATCAAAGAAATCTGTACCATTGTGTTTTTCTAAATACTTAAAAAGTAACTCATAATTAGATTCATCATAATCGTGTGGTTTTTCGATTTTCACCATATTATCGGCTACATCTGTTAAACACATCCTATAACAATAAGCTTGAACCTTTGAGTCTCCCCCTCCTCTAGTACCAAATGGTATTGAAGAAAAATTGGAAACGTTAATTTTTACGCCATCCGGAATTTGATTTCGATTGGTATTATCCGCCACATATATGCCATTAAAACTTTCTCCATAAACTGAATTAGCTTCCCGACCTACAATATATGAAACTTTAGCACCAGCCATTAGATCACCTTCATATGATGCATCAATAAAAACTTTGCCTTTCACACGTTTACCAGATTCCATTTCAATCCATTCGATAATTCCATTTCTTTTCCCAACCCCATTTTTTAACTTTATTCGTTCTTTATGTAGAATAGGGAGAGAATGTGTCATAATTAAATCTTTAAAAACCGTTTGGGCTGCTCGAGGTTCAAATCTCACCATTATATCAACTAGACTTGGATCCCATCCATATTTTGGTGAATTTTTAACAAACCAATTACTTTGATTTGAGTAATAATCCTTTATTCTTTTGAAAAATTCTCTTGACAATCCCCCTAAAATTTCTGGGTGCAAAACATCAGTATTTCCAAGGCCATTAGTTAACATTCCCCCCAATGCCCCTTCTGTGTGATTAATAAGGAGCACATTTTTTCCACTTCTAACTCCTTCAATAGCACCCATTATTCCAGCAGGGGTCCCTCCATAAATTACAATATCAAACTGTTTACTTAAATCAATACTACTTTTACCATTTAATTCCCAAAACCCTGTAACCGGCGGGATTTCCTCAACTTTAAACTCCTTTTTACAACTAGTGGCTGTAAAAAATATCACTAGAAATAGAAAATGTAAAAATTGTTTTCTTGGTTTCATTTTTTAACTTTCAATAAAAATTAATAATTAGTTTTTCTGTGCAGCAAAAGTAATTAGAATTTCGATTGAAAGTTATAATTCTATTGATTTAAAATAAATTTAACAATTCTTTCACAGGCCTTTCCATCTCCATATGGATTGTGAAGTCCTGACATTTCCTTATACCTAGTTGTATCTTCGATCAAACTCTGCGCTTCAGAAACGATTTTATTTTTATCGGTACCTACCAAGATAACGGTTCCTGCATCCACGGCTTCCGGTCGTTCAGTTGTATCTCTCATTACCAAAACTGGTTTACCTAAACTAGGTGCCTCTTCTTGAACACCTCCAGAATCAGTAATAATCAAATAAGATTGATTCATTAACCAGACAAAGGCTGGGTATGCCAAAGGATCAATTAATTGAATATTATCAACTCCAGATAGGATCTCATAAACTGGCTTCTTAACATTCGGATTTAAATGAACTGGATAGATTATTTGAACATCAGGATTTGTTAATGCAATTTCCTTTAAAGCCTCACAGATATTAATAAATCCCTGTCCATGATTTTCCCTTCTATGTCCAGTCACTAAAATTAACTTTTTGCTGGTATCAACGATACCTTTCAATTGTTCAATTTCAGCGTTATCTAGGTCTTTCACCCTTTCTGAACTATCAAAAAGAGCATCTATTACTGTATTACCGGTAACTAAAATGTCTTTTTCTTGAATGTTTTCTCGCAGAAGGTTTTCCTTAGAAGCCTCAGTTGGCGCAAAGTGAAAATCACATATACGACCAGCCACCTGTCTATTGATCTCTTCTGGAAAAGGTGATCTTTTATTGTGGGTTCTTAGTCCAGCCTCAACATGACAGACTTGAGCTCCTGAATAAAAAGCTGCTATACTACTTGCCATAGTGGTTGTGGTATCACCATGAACATAAACATAATCAGGTTTGAAATCCTCCAAAACAGGTTTTAATTCTGTAATAATATCTGCAGTCAACGTATATAGATTCTGATTTGGTTTCATTAGATTCAAATCATAGTCAGGTTTGATGTCGAAGAACTCAAGTACTTGATCTAACATTTCACGATGTTGTGCAGTCACACATACCCTAGTATCAAAATCTGTTTGACTTTGAAATGCTTTTACCAAGGGAGCCATTTTGATAGCTTCAGGACGTGTTCCAAACACAATTAGATTCCTTTTCATATATATATTTGCTGTTTTACAATCTACTATCAACTATATCTCGTTTTAAACAAGATTTACTGTCAAATATTATTCCTTTATCATCTATTATATTCCCAAAATTCAAATTTAGAAATTCATTATGCGCAACTGCCAAAATTATAGCAGAGTACCTACTATAACTAACTTCTTCCAAACACTCAATCCCATAAACCCTCTTCACCTCTTCTTTATCCGCCCAAGGATCACAAACATCTACCTTCACCCCATACGAAACCAACTCCTCATAAATGTCCACAACCCTCGTATTCCTAATATCAGGGCAATTCTCCTTGAATGTAATTCCTAAAATCAAAGCCTTGGAGTTCTTTACAGGAATATCCTTTTGGATCATCATCTTCACTACTTTATTTGCAATAAAGGACCCCATATTATCATTAACTCTTCTTCCTGACAAAATAACCTGCGGATGGTACCCAACTGATTGAGCCTTGTAGGTCAAGTAATAGGGATCGACCCCAATACAATGTCCTCCTACCAATCCTGGTTTATATTTCAAGAAATTCCATTTCGTTCCAGCAGCTTCTATCACATCATTGGTATCGATACCAAGCCTATCGAATATCAGCGCCAATTCATTTACAAATGAAATATTTACATCACGTTGAGCATTTTCGATGGCTTTAGAGGCTTCAGCGATTTTGATCGATGGAGCTTTATGAGTACCAGCCAAGATGATGGAACGATACAGATCATCCACACGATTGGCTATTTCAGGGGTAGAGCCTGAAGTAACTTTTTGTATCTGAGGTAAAGTCCTGATTTTATCCCCCGGGTTAATGCGCTCTGGTGAATAACCCACAAAGAAATCCTGATTAAATTTCAATCCTGAGATTTTCTCTAATATTGGAACACATTCTTCTTCGGTACAGCCCGGATATACGGTGGATTCATAAATAACAATATCACCTGATTTCAAAACTGACCCTACCATTTCAGAAGCTTTCCTTAGAAAACTTAGGTCAGGGAGCTTAAAAGAATCAATCGGGGTAGGTACTGTTACTATAAAAGTATTACATTCATTAATATTTTCAACTAATGAAGAAAAATCTAATCCTATCCCAAAATCATTAGAATCTTGGTTTAAAATTCCTAATAAATCACTCTCATTAACCTCCTGGGTCCTATCTTTCCCCTTTTTTAGCTCTTCTATTCTTCCCTTATCAATATCAAACCCAACAACTTTATACTTTTTGGCAAATTCAATAGCAAGAGGAAGTCCTACATAACCAAGACCTATTATTGCAATTTTTACTCGATCAAGAGCGTTTTCAAGATTTGCCTCTTTTTTCATTTTCCTCGCTGAGTTATTCCTTTTCGAGATTATTTACTTTTTCCGTTCTTCTGATTTTCTTTCTCCGCAACAATCTTCCTCAAGCCACTACTCGAAAATCTATGATCTCTACTGTTAAAATAAAGCTCAATCCCTTTCTCCTCACAATATTTCCTTCCCGTAAAGTCTCTATCCTTATATTCATCCCCAACAATCCTCACATCCAGTTTAAAGGACCTCAATATATCCTCTAAATCCTGCTCGGTTGAGTAAGGAACAATCTCATCCACTGAAACACAACCTCTTAATTGAATATAGCGCTCAACAACAGTTTGAGTAGGCGCATTCTTTTCAGGGCGGTCCAATGTTGGATCCATTTGCAAACCACAGATCAGATAATCACATTGACGTTTTGCTTCTGCCAACATCATGATATGTCCGGCATGCAATAGATCAAATGTTGAAAATGTTATACCTACGCGAGGACCAGGATTATAATCCTGATGTTTAACTTCTTTTACCTCTTTAATCTTCTCTTTCATATATGGTTAATGATTTTTTGCTTATTCACCTATAGCATAGTACACAAATCCCAGGCTTTCAATCTGCTTTCTGTTCAAAAGCTTCCTGCCATCAAATACAAAGGCAGGTTTTTTCATTGAATCCTTGATTCTTTTCCAGTCCAAATCCTTGAATTCGTCCCATTCCGTAAGAATAGCAAGACCATGGGCATCTTTAGCAGCTTCATATGGATCTTCCACAACGGACAACAGCTCCTTGTTTTCATCATTTGACCTTGTAGCCAAGTAATCCAAATCCTTATAGATTTGATTTTCTTGCACTTTAGGATCATAGACTACGATTTGGGCTTGTTCATCCAATAGATGGTCTGCAACATATATGGCGGCTGATTCTCTTGTATCATTAGTGTTTTTCTTGAAAGCCCATCCGAGGAAAGCAATTTTCTTGCCATTAACCGTATTATACATCGATCGGATGATCTTTTCTGCAAATCTTGTCTTTTGATGGTCGTTTATCAAGATCACTTGTTCCCAGTAATCAGCGACTTCGTTCAAATTATAGGAACGAGCGATATAAACTAAGTTTAACAGGTCTTTCTGGAAACAAGATCCCCCAAAACCTACAGATGCCTTCAAAAACTTTGAACCAATCCTGGAATCTTGTCCTATGGCATGTGCAACCTCGTCCACATTCGCTCCTGTCACCTCACATAGTTCCGAAATCGAATTGATCGATGAAACTCGTTGCGCTAAAAAGGCATTGGCTACCAATTTGGAAAGTTCAGAAGACCAAAGATTGGTACTGATTATCCTTTCAGAAGGCACCCAAGCTTCATATATAGACTTCAAGGCATTGATAGCTTCCGGATCTTCTCCGCCGATCAAAATCCTATCCGGATTATGCAAATCTGGAATAGCCGTTCCTTCAGCTAAAAACTCAGGGTTCGACAAAACATGGAACTGAACACCTTTACCAGTATGGTCCAATATACTTTTGATGGTAGCAGCAGTTCTAACAGGAATAGTTGATTTTTCAACAATGATTTTAGATGTTGTTGCCACATCCGCTATCTGTCTGGCACATAGCTCTATAAATTTCAAATCGGCAGCTTGTCCCTTTCCTTTCCCGTACGTTTTTGTAGGGGTATTCACGGAAATAAAGATCATATCAGCCTCAGAGATGGCTTTTTCAATTTCAGTCGAGAAAAACAGATTACGGCCTCTGGCTTCAGCCACTACCGCATCCAACCCAGGCTCATAAACTGGAAGATCCTCTAAATTATCTGAATTCCAAGCCTCAATACGCGCTGCATTTAAGTCAACGACTGTAACTTGTACATTTGGATTTTTCTGAGCAATAACCGACATGGTTGGACCCCCAACATATCCTGCTCCTATACATGCAATCTTTTTGATTTCCATTGTTGAATTACCGAGTAATAATTGGCCTACACCAATTTACAGTTTTCAATTTTCTTTCTGATATAAAATTATCTGCTGATTCACTTCTTTTGGCTTTTCAAGATATATTTTGATCTTTTTGCCCAACAGCTTCTCGGTTTTGCCGCTAACCTGCAATAAATATGCCGAATCAATATCCTTTCCAGTTATCAATATTTCAATAACACCCGAATCAACTCCATTTGCATAGTCCCCCAACAAAGCTACCTGCTCCACATCACCTGTCCTTTCCAGGACATGGTCGATCGCTTGGTCAATCCCCAGAAACGTACGCACCAAGTTCTGCAAACTCTGGAAAAGAGGATGCTCTACATTCGCACGATAATAGATTTTATTGTTCTCCTGGGATTTGATCAGGTATCCGGCATCAGAAAGCTGATTGAGCTCCTTTCGGATTGAGTTGGTTGATTCATTAAATTCTTCAGCAATGCCCCTCAAATATCCCTTATTGGTCGAGCTTACGAAAAACTTGATCAGGAGTTTTAATCGGGTCTTTGACGTGATTAACGAATCTAACATATCATAGAAAGTGAGCAACAAAAGTACTCAACGATTTCCGTAATATCAAGAATATAATAATTTAAGGAAAGAATTAACAATTTAATAATAAACTACTCCGCTTCCATTTTCTTTTTCAATCGCTGCTTGGCTTTCTTCACCCCTTCCAAGGTAATACCAAGTAAATCAGCCATGCTCCTATTGTTCAAACCAAGCTTCATCAACGAAATTAAGCGGAAGTCATACTCCGTAAGTTTAGGATAGGCTTCCTTTTCACTAGCCAGATATCCGGGATAGACCCGATCAAAAATATGGTTGAATTTCAACCAGCGTTCCTCCGTCATCACATGATTCTCCAGCATCTTATTTAAACTGTCATTGAAGATTTCCTGTCTATCTGGAAAGTGATCGAGGTTTTGTATAACCTCGTTTCGAAGGCGCTGTATGGTAAGGTCATTTTGTTTGATGGTGGAAGTAAAATCCTGCAGGGAATGGTTCAGGATGACCAATTCTCGATCCACCAATTGCTTTTCATAGGATAATTCCAATTGTTCTCGTTCAAGCTCAGCGTTCTTGAACATAATCTTGTTCTTTGAACGGTTTACCAGGAGCAGGATGATCACAAAGAGCAATGCAAAGAAGGTAATCACATAAAAATAGGTTTGATTGACCTGTTTTCTCTTCAGTTCTGAGTTTTCAATGGACTGTTGATATTTTTCCGCTTCCCATTGCCAAGAAACCCGCTGCAAATTCTCATAGCCCAAGTTTTCATCCAGACTGTCCTTAAAAAGTAAATATTGATTCAGGTAATACAGTTCACTTTGTGAATCGCCCTTGCCTTTTGAT contains:
- a CDS encoding adenylyltransferase/cytidyltransferase family protein, which translates into the protein MKEKIKEVKEVKHQDYNPGPRVGITFSTFDLLHAGHIMMLAEAKRQCDYLICGLQMDPTLDRPEKNAPTQTVVERYIQLRGCVSVDEIVPYSTEQDLEDILRSFKLDVRIVGDEYKDRDFTGRKYCEEKGIELYFNSRDHRFSSSGLRKIVAEKENQKNGKSK
- a CDS encoding winged helix-turn-helix domain-containing protein — its product is MLDSLITSKTRLKLLIKFFVSSTNKGYLRGIAEEFNESTNSIRKELNQLSDAGYLIKSQENNKIYYRANVEHPLFQSLQNLVRTFLGIDQAIDHVLERTGDVEQVALLGDYANGVDSGVIEILITGKDIDSAYLLQVSGKTEKLLGKKIKIYLEKPKEVNQQIILYQKEN
- a CDS encoding acyltransferase, whose amino-acid sequence is MFSLIYNKIQKVVLNRNLKHLKSFGINNDISIGCRFLFPENIQLGSNIYIGPNAEVNGLGGIIIKDGVIIGPNLIIHSANHNYKDSKYLPYDELFEFRKVIINENVWIGGNVIVVPGAEIGEGCIVGAGTVVSGKIPPLSIIVGNPCKIIKQRDSEHYFKLKNNNQIYMKYKKENLIIK
- a CDS encoding nucleotide sugar dehydrogenase codes for the protein MEIKKIACIGAGYVGGPTMSVIAQKNPNVQVTVVDLNAARIEAWNSDNLEDLPVYEPGLDAVVAEARGRNLFFSTEIEKAISEADMIFISVNTPTKTYGKGKGQAADLKFIELCARQIADVATTSKIIVEKSTIPVRTAATIKSILDHTGKGVQFHVLSNPEFLAEGTAIPDLHNPDRILIGGEDPEAINALKSIYEAWVPSERIISTNLWSSELSKLVANAFLAQRVSSINSISELCEVTGANVDEVAHAIGQDSRIGSKFLKASVGFGGSCFQKDLLNLVYIARSYNLNEVADYWEQVILINDHQKTRFAEKIIRSMYNTVNGKKIAFLGWAFKKNTNDTRESAAIYVADHLLDEQAQIVVYDPKVQENQIYKDLDYLATRSNDENKELLSVVEDPYEAAKDAHGLAILTEWDEFKDLDWKRIKDSMKKPAFVFDGRKLLNRKQIESLGFVYYAIGE
- a CDS encoding polysaccharide pyruvyl transferase family protein is translated as MKIGIKGAYGETNFGDDLLMRVFEDYFIKEFPEDELNFEGEFQPYVSELLKKGTYLNPNFDADLLVYGGGTQFFSFSEQKPITLKSRFISLLKNPKRLIEKLNEKPIKHNIPKAFLGFGIGPFFSEDSSQQLAKQKVSEAKFVGVRDNVSLSYCKKWDVKATLGADVVFSSYFKVPEYSKTNRQKKKIGIIVRDWKWESSGANYINKLKEIYYENSTDLDLEFIVFAPLKDKYWMDELKDEKIQIWNPEKHSIDEFLAILNNYDGFISARYHGAIIGVLLNKPVICIEIEPKLRILTEQVKELLLWGKPFNKENLYDQLNKLDYSIDYSASISVLRSLADDMLIQFKHLINGK
- the wecB gene encoding non-hydrolyzing UDP-N-acetylglucosamine 2-epimerase, whose protein sequence is MKRNLIVFGTRPEAIKMAPLVKAFQSQTDFDTRVCVTAQHREMLDQVLEFFDIKPDYDLNLMKPNQNLYTLTADIITELKPVLEDFKPDYVYVHGDTTTTMASSIAAFYSGAQVCHVEAGLRTHNKRSPFPEEINRQVAGRICDFHFAPTEASKENLLRENIQEKDILVTGNTVIDALFDSSERVKDLDNAEIEQLKGIVDTSKKLILVTGHRRENHGQGFINICEALKEIALTNPDVQIIYPVHLNPNVKKPVYEILSGVDNIQLIDPLAYPAFVWLMNQSYLIITDSGGVQEEAPSLGKPVLVMRDTTERPEAVDAGTVILVGTDKNKIVSEAQSLIEDTTRYKEMSGLHNPYGDGKACERIVKFILNQ
- a CDS encoding nucleotide sugar dehydrogenase produces the protein MKKEANLENALDRVKIAIIGLGYVGLPLAIEFAKKYKVVGFDIDKGRIEELKKGKDRTQEVNESDLLGILNQDSNDFGIGLDFSSLVENINECNTFIVTVPTPIDSFKLPDLSFLRKASEMVGSVLKSGDIVIYESTVYPGCTEEECVPILEKISGLKFNQDFFVGYSPERINPGDKIRTLPQIQKVTSGSTPEIANRVDDLYRSIILAGTHKAPSIKIAEASKAIENAQRDVNISFVNELALIFDRLGIDTNDVIEAAGTKWNFLKYKPGLVGGHCIGVDPYYLTYKAQSVGYHPQVILSGRRVNDNMGSFIANKVVKMMIQKDIPVKNSKALILGITFKENCPDIRNTRVVDIYEELVSYGVKVDVCDPWADKEEVKRVYGIECLEEVSYSRYSAIILAVAHNEFLNLNFGNIIDDKGIIFDSKSCLKRDIVDSRL
- a CDS encoding FAD-dependent oxidoreductase, which translates into the protein MKPRKQFLHFLFLVIFFTATSCKKEFKVEEIPPVTGFWELNGKSSIDLSKQFDIVIYGGTPAGIMGAIEGVRSGKNVLLINHTEGALGGMLTNGLGNTDVLHPEILGGLSREFFKRIKDYYSNQSNWFVKNSPKYGWDPSLVDIMVRFEPRAAQTVFKDLIMTHSLPILHKERIKLKNGVGKRNGIIEWIEMESGKRVKGKVFIDASYEGDLMAGAKVSYIVGREANSVYGESFNGIYVADNTNRNQIPDGVKINVSNFSSIPFGTRGGGDSKVQAYCYRMCLTDVADNMVKIEKPHDYDESNYELLFKYLEKHNGTDFFDLSLIPNRKTDSNNSGPVSTDFVGANYQYPEGDYVLREEIRRKHKSYQLGLMWTLQNHPAVPGKIKNHCIRWGLAKDEFSENNNWPLQLYIREARRMVGSYIMTEHNCNNSVDAPYSIGLADYPMDSHIVQRFTNEFGHIKNEGQIMARVPNPYKIDFRSLIPKENECKNLIVPVCLSASHIAYGSIRMEPIYMTLGQVSTIIAINSILEKKPVQKIDYIKLKESMLKRGMVY